ATATAACAATAATTACTAAAAGCTACCTGTAAATCAGCACAGTGTTTCAACCTTTTCCGAAGAATGGGTACAGACAAAGAAGGAAACTGGGCAGCTAACTCATCTACTCCGATGCGCGGAGGCATCCCACGCTTCTCATTGGCACTAAAAACACGGTATATATACACCAATAGTCTGTTTCCGATATACGTCTGGAGATTTTTTGACCCAGGAGAAATAACTTCCATATGTGGTTCCTGTGAACAACCCCCGGGCAATATCATTCTCAGTGTTCATCAATAATGATAAGAAATATTGCATAACAAGCGTCTTTTAAAATTGCAATAATAATATACCTGCTGTCCGACAACATGTATTCTGTCTATATGTCTAAGAGAAAGCTTTCCCTTCGCTGACCGAACTAACAAGAAGTCTGTTGAGGGAAACTTATGAGGAAATACAGGTGCTCTGTACATGTTTGTTTCAAGACACGACTGAGTGCAACCAGGTCTAATGTCACCAAGGAAGGGGGATTTATCCGCGGGATCAAGCGAAATAACAGTGCCAACACTACTACCACCACATTCGCTGCGAAGTGCTGAGGCAGCTTGGTCACTAGGTGCTGACTTTTTATAGTAATTGCAGAGGCTTGCGCCCATCCCAGCATTCCCTATAAGTAAAGGCCTCTCTTCGCAGTATCTGCAACACCCAAGGTTACAAACAAGATGATACTTCAAAAATTCTCGGATCACCAAATGTAATATTATTAGAACTGAAATAGATATACTGACGAAAGCAGCAAAATTTTGTATGGATGAAACAATGTAAGGTTTAATGATTACATTTCCACTTGCAGATTAAAATCTCCATCGTACTACAAAAAATGAATGAGGAAGTTTAATGGAGAATAAGATCTGATGACTACTTACTCCATTAGGAAGACATGTCCATCCTTCACAGAAAGGTCGGGCACCTTCTTAAAAGCCCCAGGAGGACGTAATGACATATTTTCACCAGGCACCTTCTGGGCTCTTGGCCACAGATGTATATTTGTGCGCACAAGATGTAGAACAGAGTTTGGACGAACATTTTGCATAGCAAGAGATTTACTGTCTTCAAGCTCCTTTCCCATATAAATGATTTTAACTAGTTCTGATGATGTGAAATCTGCACAGAAAAAGGTAAACACATATCCCAAGTTTAAGAACCCAAAAGAACCTAATTCACAGTAAACAAACAATTAATGGAAGAAACAAAGCACAGCGAAGTAATAGTACTACGGAGGTCTCTGACCTAGCTTTTTTGAGGCCCTTGTTTTAATATAAGATACGATATCCTCAGCAGCCACTTGAAATTTACTACCTTTCCCCCCCATGCTCTTCAGGATTATTTTCATGGGAACCTGTGTAGATAGCTTCCCTAGTTTTTCCGCTGCTACTTTGTTGTCATGAGGATACCATACGGCTTTTGGTCTATGAAAGCAAGCAATGTCTTTACTGCAACAAGACAAATGCTTAGACATATAAGGAACTAAAACTGTGGCTAAAGTACCAATACTCTCGGCAAAAACCAATTTGTCGGTAGGATGAAAACCAGAAGAAATATTGATTAAACTATGTCATATGGCTGCAGACAGCAAGGCACGTAAAGAACAAGAAACTGAATTCATATAAATAATAATTAAAGAACAAAGGTGGTAATCAACAAGAAATGAGCAACCAGGTAAGTCTAAGTGCATTTCCCTGCTCCGAGTAAAATCAACCCAAGTCTTTGTTTCCTGGCACATTTCTATCTAGACTCTAAGGtttccttccttcaaaacctTCAAGGGTCATGTTCATCATGATCAAGCGAACTGAATAACGCTCCAACCCAATAACACTTATATAATAAGTAATAACAAATTAGTTGATTAACGTATGTCTTGAAGAACGAAGCGCAACCCTGCACTTCTGCGACTTCTTGTCTAATATGTTAACATGTTATAACAAGCTATAACTCTCATGGATTAAGCTGCGTAGTGCCACAGTGATCATGCCATGCAAATGCACATTTAGTTTACAGAAAAAGTAAAAAGTGTGACTGTCTATGTGTGAGAGAGAGATTGATCAACTAAGTAACCAGCCTTACTTGCTCAACTTTGGCTTCATAGTTTGAAGCATCAGACCAGGTGTTGAATGATAGATCTTGACTCCATGAGCTGTGCGCTTTTTTGAGTGTGATTCTGATTGCTGAGACATTTTTCTATTCAAATAATACCTGTCATTAGAAATATTAAATTCAGACACCTCTCCTCCTTGACCAGGAATATCCAAAGAATCTCCGCTATTCGACTCCACAGATCGAGAGACTAACATAGCCCCAGCATGAAATCGGAGATTTCCACCATCCTTATCGTCTGAAACTTCAAAAAGCATCCGCTCATCCCGAAGATCAAGGATAAGTTTAGGTTTTGGAAGATCTTGTTTAAATTCCCAAATAATTTGGTCTAACCAAGACCCATCCAGCAATTCTATGTTTCTCAACGAAAGCATTTTGCTAATACGACTTATACCATCATCCTTGGAACGAGATTCTAATCTCAATAATTGGGGGTGACACATTTCCATCAAAGGAAGGCCAGACGAGCCTGAAATTTTTCTAAAGTCGAAAGGTTCAACAGAAACAGGGTAGCTGCTGAGGAAAACACAATGAACCTCTTCAGCGGGTTTAACTGTGACATCTAAATCGAAATCTCCTGTCTTATTTCCCGAATCTATTTCTACACTAGAGGAACCTTCAATATCACTGCCAGATATTATCGACCTCTCAGGGGATTCTGGACCCACTTGAGGAGAACTGTTGCAAATGATCTCAGTTTCCCAATCTTGCTGATCGAGAAGGTCAGTATGGGGACAAGATGGTGATACCCGTTCTGAAGCCAAATCGAAAGAAACACTCTCCTTCATTGGCTGTGAACTGAGACGGGTGACTTTTGTTTGTTCAAAAGCTGGTGATTCCCTCATACCAATCCCTTGCCCAACACCAAGCATTATTGATCCTCCATCACTAGCTATCACAGATGCATCATCATATTGAGAAACAACCCCTAGTTTAGAATTAGACGAAATTTGACACGACCCCCGAAGAAaatcttcttcatcctcttcaacCATCTCAGAAGGATCCACTGTTTCAAGCCTCCCTGAAAGTGTGTAAAGAAATACAAGTTTCAGACTATTCAGGTTATATCACCTGATGGAAATAAATTCGCACACAGAAGCAGTCCAAGAGCTATCTTGAGACCATGAAAACGAGATATTGACAATAAATACAGTAGTAGCACTATGCACACCTTTTGAAATAGGATACCTATGGTTTATCTGCTCCATTTTTCTGAAGGGCACATGAACACTGAAAAGTTTAGAGAACTTTAACACCGGCACTCCATCTTCTATGCACAAAATAGGCAATGAAACCGTGTTTTCCTTCAACTCCTCTTTATTTGGAAGATCATCATCCTATCAAATCAGATTATGTAATTAAAACCCACACCTTAGCAGGATACTGATTGCACAGAATAGTTACGTCCATAGTAAGAAAACTTTGCAAGCATATGGTATTAAAAGCAGTAATATCCTCAGTATTAGAATATAAAGTAGAGATCAAGGAGTCCGGGTCATCTGACACCTGAGACAAGTTATCTCAGTGTCCAAATGATCAACCAAATAGAATCTCGAATGATCCCAGATGTgacattaaaataaaataaaaaaaggtcgAGATCAAATTGATGTCAAGTAACATGTCTTATTAAACTAACCTCTTGAATATCCTTCAAATCAACGGACAGGCTATCAGCTACAATTGGTTCAAGAGAAGGCATAATATTTGCAGGAGAATTTTCTTCCTCAGAAACCAATTCAAGATTTTCACCTAAAAGAGGAAAAGCACTGATTAAAATCTAATGCATAACCAAGAAAATGCAGATTCTACATTATTGAAGAAAAAGACCAAAAAAGCATTGGATAGCCTAAATTGACCAGCATCATAAGAAGTTTAAACACCCTTTCAAACGATAAATGAAGCGCCACAAAGTTTAAACTGTGTGAGATCTGATGAGGATTCTAGCAAATAACCTGCTGAAGGAGGAATTTCTTCTGATGAAACCAAtgtatgttcttcatcaatatcaTCTCCCTCGGGCTCCTCATCATAATTCTCCTCACCAAAAACAGAAGTACTATGTGCAGCAGTGGCCAATGGCATTTTAGCATCAATAAATTCTTTCTTTGACAGCAAATGGTCTTCCTCTGAGATGGCTCGAGTCTCAGGCCCTTCGTACTGCTCTTCAATGTCTTCATAATCAACAGCATCTTCAGCCTTTTCATCATAATCTAGCACAAATATAGTCAGCCTAGCACATTAACAAAAAAACACTCCACACCAGTGCAAGTAAAAAACACAGACTAAGTAAATTAACAATGCATGCCAAACTGAGACTACCGTGATTCTAGCATATCAAACTCACCTTCTTCAGAAGCATCTGCAGATTCCTTTGCTAATTTTACTGACAGCTACAAGACAAAACAAGATCAgtctcaaaaacaaaacaaaaacaaaaacaaaaaaatagtaGCACAGCCACAGCTCCACCAAATCTCCATATAATAAATGTCAATTGGTGAGAAAATCCATACATCAATATCTGTCAGTGATGGACCCAAATCCCCAGCCAATGCACCAAGATGCTCCTTTGCATCCTGTCGAAAATATTTGAACACCCATCATCAACTTAAGATTGTCTGTGTTCCTAAAAATGTGCAGATAATACCATCACAAAATTTCTGTAACATGAACTTTAAGATTACATACATCACCCGGAGATAGTTTCATACTTTCCCAACATGAGACGAACAAATGGATTATCAAAGAAAATTCAACACCAAAATCTAAACCCAGTATGTCTTGCAACACATTGAGCGAAAAGAGCTTTGCAGGGAACATTAAATAGTCCATGTGCAGTGAAGCCTATGGAACATGAAAGAAAAATCACTATGTACAAACCTTAAGTACTACTTGAATCGAGAAAATTAACTATCTAGAGTTGGATACTATCTGCAATTTAAGAACAGCTGGAAAGGCGGGTGAAGTTTTTTAAGAGATCAACAGCGGGAACATTTGCAGGTCCGCTTATTATTACTTAAACCTTTGTGATTATCTATGCATACGATTTCCTCTATGATTAAACAACAGTGAACACAAGTTTACCAACAATATAGACTGGAAATAAAAATTACAGACAGGGACTTGCCGAATCAAGGTAATCAGCGTCAAGCTCACCAGCACCATCAACATTTCCAAACATAAATCCCAAGAGACCATTTTTTTCATCAGCCTCCTCATAGTCATCTTCATCATCTGTGACTGGAGATGGAGTTGACATTGCACTAGTAACCTGCATAAAGACTGTCATGTATTAAtaacttatcatcatcatcaatagtACATGTTAGACTTATTAGTGTTACTGTGAGTGTATTTCGATTCCGACCTCAATCTTTAAGCCATTAACAAATCCTGCCTATTGATGTTAGTGAAACCATAAGATGACAAGATCCCTAGTTTTAAAGAAAATAGACACACTTGCATGGAAGAATCAACAGTACCATTCATCCAAAATCAAAACCAGTTCTAATAAACAAGAAAAGTTCCTGTCACTTCAAAAATTAAACCACCCCCAATTTAGAAAAACCCAAActttaaaacctagggtttatttttcatgaaaaccCCAAGATTATTAATAGATCAAACACTAAAACAAAATCGTAACattaaataaaaatcataatgagAAGTAAAGAAATTAGTACCATTAAGTTTGAACCCTTATTGTTGTTGATAAATCAGTAGAACAATTAACTGCTGGTGATTATTGCCGCAGGACAAAATCATCAATAATCTTTCCGATTCTTCTTAGGTTTTACTTTTTTCCTCTAGGGAATTTCTTCCTTCTGTTGGCTcccttttataagcaaaaacTCTCTCTGTTTAAGAAGTTCGTTCCCCGCTTGAATCAGTTTGAGTTTCTCGGAGAAGGATTTGAATCCTTTTTAAAGGCCTCGGTGATTTGCCTTCTAAAACCAGGCGGTCTTTATAATCCAACTCAGCTGCCATGTGGAAGGAGTGAAAGCACACGTGGAATGGGGGTGAATTTAACCAAATTATTTTGTATTTACCTTATTGACCTTGCAGTAACATAACCTTATACAGTAAATTTTTCGTGTTCAGTTAGTAAGCTAGCGATATTAATCAGATTGGTCATCAGAATAAAATTTGATGGATTGGGTAATTTGACAATAAGTTTTACTTTGTCATCAGGGTTAATTTTGTCGGAtacatttatttttttagatggtGAAAAGTTTAAGAATGAGAGTAATCAGCAACTCCCAAAGCATCATGGGTGTAAATAGACGTTTGAATCTGACAATTGTTGGGAAAGCTTTGTATAAGCTTCCTAATCAGGGAGTCTGACGAAGTCGGATACGTTTGTCATTCTGACTCGGCCATAAGTCGCATACTGTCAGCCTTCAATTACATTCAGCAACCAGATGTTTCAGCAGCAACAGCTTGGGTAGAATcctggaaaatcaccatatcTTAGAGAGAAACCAGACTCACAGTTCCGTGATTTTCAAGGATGCAGCAGAACCAGATATATAAAATAGCAATCAAATTCCTTTACAACAAAGGGAAGTCATCTCATCCAAATCCAAATCTGCTTGGGTGGGATCCAGAAAATACTGTATATATCCAAAAATGAAACAAACAAATCTACGAAAACCaacatgaaaaaataaataactatCCTGAAGAGTGAAGACTGCACTAAAGTTCAATGTGCTGAATTGTTTGCCGTGATTGGTTGCTGGTAACAATGCAGCACCAGAGGCAACCATTCTAATGAAGCCAAAAAATATTCCAGCACTTTGGGCTTGTAAGAAACAGTAAAAAGGGAAAATTGAAAATAGACGAAGGGAAGTAACGTTCAAGAGAGATGCTTCAACTAATTACAATCTCTAATTTATCAATAATTAGTTACCTGTACTTCAACTCATTTACTAGCTAGCTAGGAATGGAATAATCCTTGGTTGACTGACAGTGGCATTGTCTCCATAAATGTAAAGATGTTATTCTCAGATGATGGAACATGCCAATGGTATTCATCATTGATGATGGGAACTGCTATACGAGGAGAATTTTGATTACTCGATTGCAGTTTGAAAACTTGTTTCTTTAAGAACTTAATGTAACGAACTGCCTCATCTAACACGGAGGCTGTATCCAATTTAGCTCCTCCTGGAACAAGTCTTTGAAGAACTCTTATCCGTTCACTTATCCTCTCACGCCTATGACGTGCAGCTACAAGATGTGGGTCGTTACGAACTCGAATATTTCGTCTCTTAGGTTTATCAAGTGTCACTGGACCGATATCAATAGGTTGCATCGCTGTGATCAAGTACATCATTTCTTTCACTGCACCcaactcttcctcttcttctgatCCTTCTTCACCCTtgacttgttttttttcttcactaCAACTTATGGTTCTTataagttgttgttgctgttgatgcTCATGGTCACTATGTATGGGTGCATAATGGGAAGAACATGATGATGCTGGTTGTGTAACAGGTTGAgaatgaaaattctcaaaaattacatCATAAGCAAGCTGATCGCCATGGAGGTATGGAGTAGCAATGGTGTTCGACTGCTCCACCGAAGCCATTACAAGATTATCCCATGTATTTTTTCTTGGCACATCAACCGTTTCCATCGTTTTTGTATTTGCTTCTCCTAATGCTTTTGATGAAACCAAGGTGCTCATATGAGGGATTGCTTGAAATATACGTTTATCCTTACCAAAATCCACAAGCacttttgaagatgaagaatttagGTCATGAATTAGGACCTTTGTCTCTGAGTGGCATAGAACTGTACCCCTACCCGTGAGGACAAGCGAATCTTGGACAATTTCTTGTGTATCTGTGTTGCTTATACTGAACTCTTCAATCCAGCTCAATGAcccatcttctttcttcttcagtaGCAATATATCAGAAGTTTTCGAATCTTTATCATAGTGGTCAGCCAGTAAATAACCCCCCAAAACCCCAAGGCTAAAATTCCAATCAGTGGGCAAAGCTGTAGGCATTTCGGCAAAATCTTCATTGGCCAAATCAAAAACCACAATTTCACCAGTTTTAAGCTTCCAATAAAGAGATTCATCCACAAGCTCACCAAAGACATTAGTAACCAAATCCAGGTCTTTGTTGAATATCTTCCCTGTGTTCCTCCATCCCTTGCCACTTCCAAGTGTGTACACCTCAACATGTACAGAATTGGGTTCTTTCCACAGTTTATACGTTCtcacaaccttgtactcattcgTCTTAGAAACATAACCAAATCCAGTCACCAATCAATCACCATGACCATAAGTTCTCTCAAATTCCGGGAGAAACACACATTCCCTGGTAATAGGATTACATATATACACAGGTTCATAGTAGCCCCCCTCGTTATCATGGCATCCATTTAGACAAACTAAACCATTACAGGAACCGGCGATATCGTAACACATAAACGGAGCAGGGTTTAGTTTCATTCTTGTAACTCTATGGCAGGGTTGTTCCTCTGAAGAATAATTCTCATCAAAAAATTCTAGATAATGAAATTGTCTGTATGCATAAATTGGATTGTCATTCACAATAAGGAAAGTAAACTTACCACCAGCAGAATCAAGATTGTTAAGGCAGTGATTCAAGTGAGATTGAGAAAATTGtttatgattgatcacattattcCATGACTGTATGTCCAGACTGCTTCTGTTGGTAGACGTGttaaaatgttgaagatgatatctACCGGAAGCATATTGAAGTTCCCCATTTCGAACTCCTTACTGTAGGACGATTGATCTATTAACGGCAGAAGAAGAGATGacaatttgaagaaaaagaagaagaattttagttTTAAGAAGAAATGGGAATTTGTTGCGGAAACTTCGAGAAATGCAAAGGGGTTCTTTTGTTTTGAGgactgtttagggtttgggggaGAAACATAATGGACATACAGTCACGGGCTTTGTAAAAGAAGACTATTATTAGGACGTCACACTCTAATAGAGGGGTTttacttggattcttaatgtccaaaaaaatgattatgggatatcctaacacatatacaaaatgtctagattaccctttaactaaaataaaaacttaaaaaccgtagaagtaattttacgtccaggtttagaTTAATTCCAACCGCAGAATTTTATTCGCATGTAGTTTTACGCTcagatttggattaattccaaccgtaaaagctcattttacgtccagttttcttttaatttcaaccgtagaagtgattttacgtccaggtttgaattatttccaaccgtagaattttatttgcatgtagttttacgtccaggtttgaattagttccaaccgtagaagctcattttacgtccaggttctttttaattccaattgtagaatctgattttatgtctagttttcttttaattccaaccgtagaagtgattttacgtccaggtttggattatttccaaccatagaagtgattttacgttcaggtttggattatttctaaccgtagaagtttattttacggccagtttttcttcccacaaaaactttgtcccataaTTCatcaagtatacaacaaaattcattaatttaatttttatctaattaaattaaattaaaattaaataaagaagggttgtttagtcattacaaaattattttagataaggggtttttgatattacttatgggtgacccgtttttgtcctattaggtgacgcccctctaatggaatgtgacgccccaataatagccttcttgtAAAAAGGCTCACTCAGCTCTGTTAGtatatatccttatttaaggataatatattgtttcctagtatataagatctttgctttatcataatattgggctctatatattcatgagctgtgtaaccagaattgataagattatcatgataagaattatcttcttcttgttcataTATTTGTGAAGATGGTATCTATGAGATAGAGTTCTTGAATCATGGGTAGTAATTCAGAAttataccaaaataaatcaaaacaaaaagggcAGATGGAAAACAAATTTGCTCCTATTATCGTTCAATCTGAAGGTGCAGTATTCAAGCCTGGGATTTTTCTTGATGAAACAAACTATGATTTGTGGTCACAAATCATGGAGATGCAtattgctgaaaaagaaaaaacctcctTTATTATGGGAAGGACAAGAAAACCTACCGagaaagatccaagatatgagaagtggcacacagataatcaaaaagtcaagagatggttgttgatgtctATGTCACCTGAAATCATGAAGAGATATATTCGGTTACCTACTGTTAGAGAGATTTGGGATGCATTATCTAAAGccttttatgatggagatgatgagatgGGGTATTTACTCTAAATCGACGAGCGTTTTCGGCAAAACAAAATGGTATAGCACTCTCAATTTATTATGGAGAACTAACTGAAATATTTGGAGAGTTGGATCATAGTGACAAGGTGGTTATAGAGAATTCTAATGATATTGAAGCCTATCGAAAATCAATTCAGCGCCTAAGGGTGCATATATTCCTTGTTggattagatgaaagctttgaacaGATCCGTGGTGAAATCTTGAGAAAGGATCCTATTCCTGAATTGGAATCATGTTATGCACTCATTCGTCGTGAATCTGATTGATGTACAATGATGGCAAAAGAATCGGAAGAAGTTGAACCTGCTGCTATGGAAAATCGAAACCGGTACAATCAAAAAGGGTCTTTTCAGAGATACTCAAAGACTGAGGTGGACAAGTCATCACTTAAGTGCACACACTGTAATCAATCTGGACATACAATTGACATGTGTTTCGAGTTGGTTGGATATCCAGATTGGAGGGATCAGCATCTGGAGAGGatgaaggagagaaagaaaaatttCGGTGCTCCAATGGCTTCAATAAAGAAAGGAAAGGATTCCATGGTAATATCTGC
This is a stretch of genomic DNA from Papaver somniferum cultivar HN1 chromosome 1, ASM357369v1, whole genome shotgun sequence. It encodes these proteins:
- the LOC113284829 gene encoding transcription initiation factor TFIID subunit 1-like — translated: MVTSAMSTPSPVTDDEDDYEEADEKNGLLGFMFGNVDGAGELDADYLDSDAKEHLGALAGDLGPSLTDIDLSVKLAKESADASEEDYDEKAEDAVDYEDIEEQYEGPETRAISEEDHLLSKKEFIDAKMPLATAAHSTSVFGEENYDEEPEGDDIDEEHTLVSSEEIPPSAGENLELVSEEENSPANIMPSLEPIVADSLSVDLKDIQEDDDLPNKEELKENTVSLPILCIEDGVPVLKFSKLFSVHVPFRKMEQINHRYPISKGRLETVDPSEMVEEDEEDFLRGSCQISSNSKLGVVSQYDDASVIASDGGSIMLGVGQGIGMRESPAFEQTKVTRLSSQPMKESVSFDLASERVSPSCPHTDLLDQQDWETEIICNSSPQVGPESPERSIISGSDIEGSSSVEIDSGNKTGDFDLDVTVKPAEEVHCVFLSSYPVSVEPFDFRKISGSSGLPLMEMCHPQLLRLESRSKDDGISRISKMLSLRNIELLDGSWLDQIIWEFKQDLPKPKLILDLRDERMLFEVSDDKDGGNLRFHAGAMLVSRSVESNSGDSLDIPGQGGEVSEFNISNDRYYLNRKMSQQSESHSKKRTAHGVKIYHSTPGLMLQTMKPKLSNKDIACFHRPKAVWYPHDNKVAAEKLGKLSTQVPMKIILKSMGGKGSKFQVAAEDIVSYIKTRASKKLDFTSSELVKIIYMGKELEDSKSLAMQNVRPNSVLHLVRTNIHLWPRAQKVPGENMSLRPPGAFKKVPDLSVKDGHVFLMEYCEERPLLIGNAGMGASLCNYYKKSAPSDQAASALRSECGGSSVGTVISLDPADKSPFLGDIRPGCTQSCLETNMYRAPVFPHKFPSTDFLLVRSAKGKLSLRHIDRIHVVGQQEPHMEVISPGSKNLQTYIGNRLLVYIYRVFSANEKRGMPPRIGVDELAAQFPSLSVPILRKRLKHCADLQKGTNGQLFWVMRRSFRIPVEEELRRQLTPENVCCYESMQAGLYRLKRLGISSLTHLTDLCSAAMNQLPDEAIALAASSHIERELQITPWNLTSNFVTCTNQDRENIERLEITGVGDPSGRGLGFSYVRVASKSLISSAVLQKKKVAPRVGGTTVGGTDAVLRKLSNDGAREVLLKFNIPEDTIAKQGRWHRIAMVRKLSSEQASVGVKVDSTTIGKHARGQQMSFLQLQQQAWEKCQKIWDRQLQNLSAAENDENESDSEANSDLDSFAGDLENLLDAEECGEAEVSSNESKQNNTDGIRGLKTRRHPPQVQAEEEIEDEAAETAELCRMLMDEKKKKKVVRGGEELNWQRDLSAERINKTNGCVKQGIRTAQPDGPPLMSMENTFRDQKKLESILGKRNFSGISKSKKGNLENDKVSKKHPSGKRERYVCSACGQEGHMRTNKYCPRYGEDMDTHVENSGMERISGKLNPHDSSAQPKSSIKKIIPKTASRNVPTEASEKIEKTKTFQLKVKCGLPDNPRDQISAATQSSDKQDEMESRIISKYSKITISSKMKSEDFYGEPQKQPSVVIHPPSDIEKYPRRKIIIKQLKVDQVKEEVHDDIQEEHRKTEKMMQLSFEILRKQEQKRLADETAAKRKAKDDKKFWEEENKRREREIILCQERVMQLEQNRLAEAKRYREALQQREKEELERQKIIKKKKKVKLEETGDDYYLEEPRGYRTSRRMPERSCAAKKRPAVDSFARCGPEYCQQTKRHRGGGGQVGLSNALEDILDGLKNSEVSYLFLKPVSKKDAPDYLDIIEHPMDLSTIRDKVRRMEYKTREEFRQDVWQITYNAHMYNNNRNPGIPPLADQLLQLCDYFLDQYDERLTEAEAEAGI
- the LOC113284845 gene encoding transcription factor bHLH103-like; its protein translation is MPTALPTDWNFSLGVLGGYLLADHYDKDSKTSDILLLKKKEDGSLSWIEEFSISNTDTQEIVQDSLVLTGRGTVLCHSETKVLIHDLNSSSSKVLVDFGKDKRIFQAIPHMSTLVSSKALGEANTKTMETVDVPRKNTWDNLVMASVEQSNTIATPYLHGDQLAYDVIFENFHSQPVTQPASSCSSHYAPIHSDHEHQQQQQLIRTISCSEEKKQVKGEEGSEEEEELGAVKEMMYLITAMQPIDIGPVTLDKPKRRNIRVRNDPHLVAARHRRERISERIRVLQRLVPGGAKLDTASVLDEAVRYIKFLKKQVFKLQSSNQNSPRIAVPIINDEYHWHVPSSENNIFTFMETMPLSVNQGLFHS